AGCAATGAAGCCCATTAGGGAAAGAGCGCCCAAGCTGTAGGAGAGGTAAGCTTCACCAGACCAGATGAAAGCACGACGCGCCCAACCAAAGGGCTTGGTGAGAATGTGGAAAATACCACCAGCAATACAGATTAAAGCAACCCAGATATGACCGCCAATGATGTCTTCCATGTTATCAACACCGACGATCCAGCCGTCACCACCGAAGGGAGACTTAAGCAGATAGCCAAAGATGACTGCTGGGTTCAATGTTGGGTTGGTAATAATACGAACATCACCACCACCAGGCGCCCAAGTATCGTAGACACCACCAAAGAACATTGCCTTTAGCACCAACAACAAGGCTCCACATCCCAAAATAATCAGGTGGAAACCGATAATGTTGGTCATCTTGTTCTTATCTTTCCAGTCATAGCCAAAGAAGGAGGAATAATCTTCTAAGACTTCTGGGCCACGAATGGCATGATAGATACCGCCAAATCCTAGTACGGCGGAGGAAATTAAGTGCAGAACACCAACGACAAAATAGGGGTAGGTGTCTATTACTTCACCACCAGGGCCAACTCCCCATCCGAGAGTTGCCAAGTGAGGCAGAAGGATAAAGCCTTGCTCGTACAAGGGTTTTTCAGGGACAAAGTGAGCAACCTCAAACAAGGTCATTGCTCCAGCCCAGAAGACAATCAAACCTGCGTGAGCAACGTGTGCGCCCAACAGTTTGCCGGAGAGGTTAATCAGACGAGCGTTACCAGCCCACCAGGCAAATCCGGTGGAATCTTGGTCGCGTCCTGCTCCCAGAACGCCAGGTCGATTAGAGAGCGTTACCACGAGGTAATACCTCCTCAGGGAATACAAATTTCTCGTGTGGCTGATCTTGAGGAGCCA
This genomic interval from Chlorogloeopsis sp. ULAP01 contains the following:
- the psbC gene encoding photosystem II reaction center protein CP43; the protein is MVTLSNRPGVLGAGRDQDSTGFAWWAGNARLINLSGKLLGAHVAHAGLIVFWAGAMTLFEVAHFVPEKPLYEQGFILLPHLATLGWGVGPGGEVIDTYPYFVVGVLHLISSAVLGFGGIYHAIRGPEVLEDYSSFFGYDWKDKNKMTNIIGFHLIILGCGALLLVLKAMFFGGVYDTWAPGGGDVRIITNPTLNPAVIFGYLLKSPFGGDGWIVGVDNMEDIIGGHIWVALICIAGGIFHILTKPFGWARRAFIWSGEAYLSYSLGALSLMGFIASCYVWFNNTAYPSEFYGPTNAEASQAQSFIFLVRDQKLGANVASAQGPTGLGKYLMRSPSGEIIFGGETMRFWDFRGPWLEPLRGPNGLDLDKIKNDVQPWQIRRASEYMTHAPNGSINSVGGVITEPNSFNYVNPRAWLSTSHFVLAFFFLIGHLWHAGRARAAAAGFEKGIDRETEPVLFMKDID